A genome region from Streptomyces sp. NBC_01296 includes the following:
- a CDS encoding GH1 family beta-glucosidase, whose protein sequence is MAALPRDFAWGTATSAYQIEGAVDEDGRAPSIWDTFSHTPGAVDGGHTGDTACDHYHRWREDIALMRELGTNAYRMSVAWPRVVPGGDGPANPKGLAFYDRLVDGLLAAGITPSVTLYHWDLPQALQDRGGWPERATAEHFAAYAGLVAARLGDRVTQWATLNEPLCSAWIGHLEGRMAPGRRDLTAAVRASYHLLLGHGLATQAVRAAAPGAQIGIVNNLSTVEPATDGEADRAAALRMDGHVNRWWLDPVHGRGFPADMREVYAVDLPERPGDAATIAAPLDWTGLNYYFPQTVTADPAGPAPYARQTGRPGVPRTAMDWEVDANGLETLLMRLTEDYGARRIHVTENGSSYHDTVAADGSVHDPERAAYLTGHLAACARAARRGAPVAGYYAWSLLDNFEWAYGYDKRFGLVRVDYASQRRTVKTSGRRYAEVIAAHRAL, encoded by the coding sequence CTGGCCGCCCTGCCGCGTGACTTCGCCTGGGGCACCGCGACTTCTGCCTACCAGATCGAGGGTGCGGTGGACGAGGACGGCCGCGCCCCCTCCATCTGGGACACCTTCTCCCACACCCCCGGCGCCGTCGACGGCGGCCACACCGGCGACACCGCCTGCGACCACTACCACCGCTGGCGCGAGGACATCGCCCTGATGCGGGAGCTCGGCACCAACGCCTACCGGATGTCCGTCGCCTGGCCGCGCGTGGTCCCCGGCGGCGACGGCCCCGCCAACCCCAAGGGCCTCGCGTTCTACGACCGGCTCGTCGACGGACTGCTCGCGGCCGGGATCACCCCCTCCGTCACCCTCTACCACTGGGACCTGCCCCAGGCCCTCCAGGACCGCGGGGGCTGGCCCGAGCGGGCGACCGCCGAGCACTTCGCCGCGTACGCAGGCCTCGTCGCCGCCCGCCTCGGAGACCGCGTCACCCAGTGGGCCACGCTCAACGAGCCCCTGTGCTCGGCGTGGATCGGCCACCTGGAAGGCAGGATGGCCCCCGGCCGGCGCGATCTCACCGCCGCCGTCCGCGCTTCCTACCACCTGCTGCTCGGCCACGGGCTCGCCACCCAGGCCGTCCGGGCCGCCGCCCCCGGCGCGCAGATCGGCATCGTCAACAACCTCTCCACCGTCGAGCCCGCCACCGACGGCGAAGCCGACCGGGCGGCGGCCCTGCGCATGGACGGCCACGTCAACCGCTGGTGGCTCGACCCCGTCCACGGCCGCGGCTTCCCCGCCGACATGCGCGAGGTCTACGCCGTGGACCTCCCCGAACGGCCCGGCGACGCGGCCACCATCGCCGCCCCGCTCGACTGGACCGGCCTGAACTACTACTTCCCGCAGACCGTCACCGCCGACCCGGCCGGGCCCGCCCCGTACGCCCGCCAGACCGGCCGGCCCGGCGTCCCGCGCACCGCAATGGACTGGGAAGTCGACGCGAACGGCCTCGAGACCCTGCTCATGCGGCTGACCGAGGATTACGGGGCCCGCCGCATCCACGTCACCGAGAACGGCTCCTCGTACCACGACACCGTCGCCGCCGACGGCAGTGTCCACGACCCCGAGCGGGCCGCGTACCTGACCGGGCATCTGGCGGCCTGCGCCCGCGCCGCCCGCCGCGGCGCGCCCGTGGCCGGGTACTACGCCTGGTCCCTGCTGGACAACTTCGAGTGGGCCTACGGCTACGACAAGCGCTTCGGCCTCGTCCGCGTCGACTACGCGAGCCAGCGCCGCACGGTCAAGACCAGCGGCCGCCGCTACGCCGAGGTGATCGCCGCGCACCGGGCCCTGTGA
- a CDS encoding RNA ligase family protein, whose amino-acid sequence MRTHYPRTPHLPWSPGAAADDVRASGLPGLAGREVVVTEKLDGENTTLYADGLHARSLDSGHHPSRAWVKGLQSRIGAGIPAGWRVCGENLYARHSIPYEDLDSWFHGFSVWDGEHCLDWDRTVSFLHGLGVPTPRVLWRGVFDERALRKLRLDTARQEGYVVRTVAGFARADFGRYVAKWVRGGHVQTDTHWMYAQVVPNGLGPQAPLWAVRSGSEPDAAELAAALGLDPAPWAAPDAPVAALAPVVAEVAGRLDASGRTGEDRLAGVLAAVLHRAPRARIGARLAAGPLGMPLARRVADLVGLYPSLQRPFPDEGRRAGLVRMAVAADLGVLHALAGAAAAGDGEARECVEWSALYAEEAGLLGPDPLGPLRTGLREALGGLGADAADRCWAEAREAFARGGISTVQEAVAATWRWRDGGFPRLVQLCGPSGSGKSTYARSLPGVAAYISLDDLRTARGSRADQRANADVLREGLDLLNAALTAAAGAGGTVVWDATSLTEQQRGLVAAVAQRRDALVTQAVVLVEEAELLRRNAVRPHPVPPQVLATQLHRFSPPYPGHGPGHRTWYVGAGGTVQDTAGSIGATAGAPAVATAGGEDG is encoded by the coding sequence ATGCGCACCCACTACCCCCGTACACCGCATCTGCCCTGGTCCCCCGGGGCGGCGGCGGACGACGTGCGCGCCTCCGGGCTGCCGGGGCTGGCCGGGCGCGAGGTCGTGGTCACCGAGAAGCTCGACGGGGAGAACACCACCCTGTACGCGGACGGCCTGCACGCGCGCTCGCTCGACTCGGGCCACCACCCCTCGCGGGCCTGGGTCAAGGGCCTGCAGAGCCGGATCGGCGCCGGCATACCGGCCGGGTGGCGGGTGTGCGGGGAGAACCTGTACGCCCGCCACTCGATCCCTTACGAGGACCTGGACAGCTGGTTCCACGGTTTCTCGGTGTGGGACGGCGAGCACTGCCTGGACTGGGACCGGACGGTGAGCTTCCTGCACGGCCTCGGGGTGCCCACCCCGCGCGTGCTCTGGCGGGGCGTCTTCGATGAGCGCGCGCTGCGCAAGCTGCGGCTCGACACCGCACGGCAGGAGGGCTACGTCGTACGCACGGTGGCCGGATTCGCGCGTGCGGACTTCGGGCGGTACGTGGCCAAGTGGGTGCGCGGCGGCCATGTGCAGACCGACACCCACTGGATGTACGCGCAGGTGGTGCCGAACGGGCTCGGTCCGCAGGCCCCGCTGTGGGCGGTGCGCTCGGGCTCCGAGCCCGATGCGGCGGAGCTGGCGGCCGCCCTCGGTCTGGATCCCGCGCCCTGGGCCGCACCCGATGCCCCTGTCGCGGCGCTCGCGCCGGTCGTCGCCGAAGTGGCGGGCCGGCTCGACGCGTCGGGCCGCACGGGTGAGGACCGGCTGGCCGGCGTACTGGCCGCCGTACTGCACCGCGCGCCGCGGGCCCGGATCGGGGCGCGGCTGGCGGCGGGGCCGCTCGGGATGCCGCTCGCCCGGCGGGTCGCCGACCTGGTCGGGCTGTACCCGTCCCTGCAGCGGCCGTTCCCGGACGAGGGCCGGCGGGCCGGGCTGGTCCGGATGGCCGTCGCCGCCGATCTCGGGGTGCTGCACGCCCTCGCCGGCGCCGCGGCCGCGGGGGACGGCGAGGCGCGGGAGTGCGTGGAGTGGTCCGCGCTGTACGCCGAGGAGGCGGGGCTGCTCGGCCCCGATCCGCTGGGCCCGCTGCGCACCGGGCTGCGGGAGGCCCTCGGCGGGCTCGGCGCGGACGCGGCGGACCGCTGCTGGGCGGAGGCCAGGGAGGCGTTCGCGCGGGGCGGGATCTCCACCGTGCAGGAGGCGGTGGCCGCGACCTGGCGGTGGCGCGACGGCGGCTTCCCGCGGCTGGTCCAGCTGTGCGGGCCCTCGGGCAGCGGGAAGAGCACGTACGCCCGGAGCCTGCCGGGCGTGGCCGCGTACATCAGTCTCGACGATCTGCGCACCGCCCGGGGTTCCCGCGCCGACCAGCGGGCCAATGCGGACGTGCTGCGCGAGGGCCTGGACCTGCTGAACGCTGCGCTGACCGCCGCGGCGGGCGCCGGCGGCACGGTGGTGTGGGACGCCACCTCCCTCACCGAGCAGCAGCGGGGCCTGGTCGCCGCGGTCGCGCAGCGCCGTGACGCGCTGGTCACCCAGGCCGTGGTGCTGGTCGAGGAGGCGGAGCTGCTCCGCCGCAACGCCGTCCGCCCCCATCCCGTACCGCCGCAGGTGCTGGCCACCCAGCTGCACCGGTTCAGCCCGCCGTACCCGGGACACGGTCCGGGGCACCGCACCTGGTACGTCGGGGCGGGCGGGACCGTGCAGGACACGGCGGGATCCATCGGGGCGACCGCAGGGGCACCGGCAGTTGCCACGGCAGGGGGCGAGGACGGCTGA
- a CDS encoding TIGR03086 family metal-binding protein, whose translation MTEITQLTETPSAPTAFDPRLDLAAAVELAGRTLAAVRPDQYDAPTPCDEFDVRRLSSHLVAVVRRIAVIGRGEDPFSVPSFADELADGAWAAAWEPGARAVAEVWADPAVLGRQLRLPMGVLPGAAAAAVYTHELTVHTWDLARATGQHPEWDEALIERVISVVRRALPAETRGGRIPFAEVVTVDPDAPAVERLVAWAGRRP comes from the coding sequence ATGACCGAGATCACTCAGCTCACCGAGACCCCGTCCGCCCCCACCGCCTTCGACCCGCGGCTCGACCTCGCCGCGGCCGTCGAGCTGGCGGGCCGCACCCTTGCCGCCGTCCGGCCCGACCAGTACGACGCCCCGACCCCCTGCGACGAGTTCGACGTCCGGCGGCTCTCGAGCCACCTCGTCGCCGTCGTCCGCCGGATCGCGGTGATCGGGCGCGGCGAGGACCCGTTCAGCGTCCCGTCCTTCGCCGACGAGCTCGCCGACGGCGCCTGGGCGGCGGCCTGGGAGCCGGGTGCCCGCGCCGTCGCCGAGGTGTGGGCGGACCCGGCCGTGCTCGGCCGGCAGCTGCGCCTGCCGATGGGCGTCCTGCCGGGCGCGGCCGCCGCGGCCGTCTACACCCACGAACTCACCGTGCACACCTGGGACCTGGCCAGGGCGACCGGACAGCACCCGGAATGGGACGAGGCCCTGATCGAGCGGGTGATCTCCGTCGTACGCAGGGCGCTGCCGGCCGAAACCCGCGGCGGGCGGATCCCGTTCGCCGAGGTCGTCACGGTGGACCCCGACGCGCCGGCCGTCGAGCGGCTGGTGGCCTGGGCGGGGCGGCGGCCCTGA
- a CDS encoding poly(A) polymerase, which yields MRTSEELYHQVRWDPRFDPARFVFGLHQRGAPPKRIPLHSFVPGGDIPWHRVLFVEADGELVWDRASGVDLIDSTEAGRIREPRLLRAPFFTSRTPHAWDPADGGAWRPAEAPAGGSASSGPAGGPGPQHVRLLTWNTLWDRYDAPHIDTARRRPMLLADLAGSDADVIALQEVEPALLGMLLAEPWVRAGYTVGTDPRGKDVAASGLLVLSRLPVREAGLHLLGPHKAVAAVTVDTASGPLVVACVHLTSDHTENGAGRRSVELARIAEGLSGIEADAVLLGDFNDGRSGPQGPAAALGMRDTWSEVHGAQDATPTFDPAANPLAAVGSLSGRAARLDRVLLRSAGARVREAALRGDTPGPQGLFISDHFGVEAVVDFAERDAGRAALDVRSTARTAVAWLPPHDPAVEELRREHDPAVHRWPAHVNLLFGFVPESSFEEALPLLAEVAAQTPPFTARVAGVHSFGHREDATLWLDPAAAGDAPWQQLRRGLAERFPGCRGRDGFTPHLTLGRSRDPQRAQAEFTARLGGSGAGASARVGELAVLSRRGDGPMQVRATVELGTGRWRWAREPEPGPEREAEPVAASARDAEAASLTARIAQALGDGVLHLAGSRRMGCALPGADLDLVAALPGTVGIAEVRERVAAALPEAEGLREVKGARVPGLRLRTAGLDVDLVVVTTGAVDPAQAVALRAELGEAAAIALSAVSDADAVRDFAGSDRHAAFVRLTREVKAWARARGLDSAPFGGLPGVAWAVLAARTVREAADLSPAALLREFFGTWAAWDWRDPIALTPRTRDTTPDPVTVLTPSAPTRSCTAQVGPGLRDLLGRELYRTWELLEAETRTRALPLGAPPLHRRHAAWAVVTVRADAPREFEEYLGRARGRMRALLGALAEAGVRDAHAWPRPFALSPVSARYAIGLGASPPDAAGLDALAGRWSAGLTGVEVAWAECGAVPPLG from the coding sequence ATGCGCACCAGTGAGGAGCTCTACCACCAGGTGCGCTGGGACCCCCGGTTCGATCCGGCGCGCTTCGTGTTCGGGCTGCACCAGCGCGGGGCGCCGCCGAAGCGGATTCCGCTGCACTCCTTCGTGCCCGGCGGCGACATCCCCTGGCACCGGGTGCTGTTCGTCGAGGCGGACGGCGAGCTCGTCTGGGACCGGGCGAGCGGTGTGGACCTGATCGATTCCACCGAGGCCGGGCGGATCCGCGAACCGCGGCTGCTGCGGGCCCCGTTCTTCACCTCCCGGACCCCGCACGCGTGGGATCCGGCGGACGGCGGCGCCTGGCGGCCGGCCGAGGCGCCGGCCGGCGGGTCTGCGTCATCCGGCCCGGCCGGCGGCCCGGGGCCGCAGCACGTGCGGCTGCTGACCTGGAACACCCTGTGGGACCGGTACGACGCCCCGCACATCGACACCGCCCGGCGCAGGCCGATGCTGCTGGCCGACCTGGCGGGCTCCGACGCCGATGTGATCGCCCTCCAGGAGGTCGAACCCGCGCTGCTCGGCATGCTGCTGGCGGAGCCGTGGGTGCGGGCCGGATACACGGTGGGCACCGATCCGCGCGGCAAGGACGTCGCCGCCAGCGGGTTGCTGGTGCTGAGCCGGCTGCCCGTACGGGAGGCGGGGCTGCACCTGCTGGGGCCGCACAAGGCGGTCGCCGCCGTGACGGTGGACACCGCGAGCGGCCCCCTCGTCGTGGCCTGCGTCCATCTGACGAGCGATCACACGGAGAACGGCGCCGGGCGGCGCAGCGTCGAACTGGCCCGGATCGCCGAGGGTTTGAGCGGCATCGAGGCGGATGCGGTGCTGCTCGGCGACTTCAACGACGGCCGCTCCGGCCCGCAGGGGCCGGCGGCCGCACTCGGCATGCGGGACACCTGGAGCGAGGTGCACGGGGCGCAGGACGCCACGCCGACCTTCGATCCGGCGGCCAATCCGCTGGCCGCGGTGGGCTCGCTGTCGGGGCGGGCCGCCCGGCTGGACCGGGTGCTGCTGCGTTCGGCGGGGGCGCGGGTGCGGGAGGCCGCCTTGCGGGGTGACACCCCCGGTCCGCAGGGGCTGTTCATCTCCGACCACTTCGGGGTCGAGGCGGTGGTGGACTTCGCCGAGCGGGACGCCGGGCGCGCGGCGCTCGACGTACGGTCGACCGCGCGGACGGCGGTGGCATGGCTGCCCCCGCACGATCCGGCGGTCGAGGAGCTGCGCCGGGAGCACGACCCGGCGGTCCACCGCTGGCCGGCGCACGTGAACCTGCTGTTCGGCTTCGTGCCGGAGTCCTCGTTCGAGGAGGCGCTGCCGCTGCTGGCCGAAGTGGCCGCGCAGACCCCGCCGTTCACGGCCCGGGTGGCCGGGGTGCACAGCTTCGGGCACCGCGAGGACGCCACGCTGTGGCTGGATCCGGCGGCGGCCGGCGATGCGCCGTGGCAGCAGCTGCGGCGGGGGCTCGCCGAGCGGTTCCCGGGGTGCCGTGGGCGCGACGGCTTCACCCCGCACCTGACGCTGGGGCGCAGCCGGGATCCGCAGCGGGCGCAGGCGGAGTTCACCGCGCGACTCGGCGGATCCGGGGCGGGGGCGTCGGCCCGGGTCGGTGAGCTCGCGGTGCTGTCACGGCGCGGGGACGGGCCGATGCAGGTGCGGGCGACGGTGGAACTCGGCACCGGCAGGTGGCGGTGGGCACGGGAACCGGAACCCGGCCCGGAACGAGAGGCCGAACCGGTGGCGGCATCCGCACGTGACGCGGAAGCCGCGTCCCTCACCGCCCGGATCGCGCAGGCGCTCGGCGACGGCGTGCTGCACCTCGCCGGATCCCGGCGCATGGGCTGCGCCCTGCCCGGGGCGGACCTCGACCTGGTCGCGGCCCTGCCGGGCACGGTCGGGATCGCGGAGGTACGGGAGCGGGTGGCGGCAGCCCTCCCGGAGGCCGAGGGGCTGCGGGAGGTGAAGGGCGCCCGGGTGCCCGGGCTGCGGCTGCGTACGGCCGGACTGGACGTGGACCTGGTGGTCGTCACCACGGGCGCGGTGGACCCGGCGCAGGCGGTGGCACTCCGCGCGGAGCTCGGCGAGGCGGCCGCGATCGCGCTGAGCGCGGTGAGCGACGCCGATGCGGTACGGGACTTCGCGGGCTCCGATCGGCATGCGGCGTTCGTCCGGCTGACCCGGGAGGTGAAGGCGTGGGCCCGGGCCCGGGGGCTGGATTCGGCGCCGTTCGGCGGACTGCCGGGGGTGGCCTGGGCGGTACTGGCGGCGCGTACGGTCCGCGAGGCCGCCGACCTGTCCCCCGCGGCCCTGCTCCGGGAGTTCTTCGGCACCTGGGCGGCTTGGGACTGGCGCGACCCGATCGCCCTGACGCCCCGGACCCGGGACACGACCCCCGACCCCGTCACCGTCCTCACCCCCTCCGCACCGACCCGCAGCTGCACGGCCCAGGTCGGCCCGGGCCTGCGCGACCTGCTCGGCCGGGAGCTGTACCGGACGTGGGAACTCCTCGAGGCGGAGACCCGCACCCGGGCCCTGCCCCTCGGCGCCCCGCCGCTGCACCGCCGGCACGCTGCGTGGGCCGTGGTGACCGTACGGGCCGATGCGCCCCGGGAGTTCGAGGAGTACCTGGGCCGGGCACGCGGCCGGATGCGGGCCCTGCTCGGTGCGCTGGCGGAGGCCGGTGTCCGGGACGCACACGCCTGGCCGCGGCCCTTCGCGCTCTCCCCGGTCTCGGCCCGCTATGCGATCGGGCTCGGCGCGAGCCCGCCGGATGCGGCCGGTCTCGACGCGCTCGCGGGGCGCTGGTCCGCCGGCCTCACGGGCGTCGAGGTCGCCTGGGCGGAGTGCGGGGCGGTCCCCCCGCTCGGGTGA
- a CDS encoding NADP-dependent oxidoreductase, whose product MRAMAYETYGGTEVLTETRLPMPKLAPGELLVRVKCASVNPVDWKIMAGGLDPLMDVVYPVVPGWDVAGTVERVGIDTPEFAVGDEVMAYARKDYVHGGTFAEYVSVPVRAAAAKPASLSWQEAAGLPLAGLTAYQLLTRLATGKDDIVLIHGAAGGVGSFGVQIARALGARVIGTASPRNHDRLRGLGCEPVEYGDGLVDRVRALAPDGITVAADFVGGVLDVTQAVLANGGRHASIADHTVLGAGGQWMWVRPDAEGLAELGRLADGGQLTVPVAKTFPLSELAAAFEFSQTGRAAGKIILEV is encoded by the coding sequence ATGCGGGCGATGGCGTACGAGACGTACGGCGGGACGGAGGTGCTCACCGAGACCCGGCTGCCCATGCCCAAGCTGGCCCCCGGCGAGCTCCTCGTCCGGGTCAAGTGCGCCTCGGTCAACCCCGTCGACTGGAAGATCATGGCGGGCGGGCTCGACCCCCTGATGGACGTCGTGTACCCGGTCGTCCCCGGCTGGGACGTCGCCGGCACGGTCGAGCGGGTCGGCATCGACACACCCGAGTTCGCGGTCGGCGACGAGGTCATGGCGTACGCCCGCAAGGACTACGTGCACGGCGGGACCTTCGCCGAGTACGTCAGCGTGCCCGTACGGGCCGCGGCCGCCAAGCCCGCCTCGCTCAGCTGGCAGGAGGCGGCCGGGCTGCCGCTGGCCGGGCTCACCGCGTACCAGCTGCTCACGCGGCTCGCCACCGGCAAGGACGACATCGTCCTCATCCACGGGGCCGCGGGCGGCGTCGGCTCCTTCGGCGTGCAGATCGCCCGCGCGCTCGGCGCCCGGGTCATCGGCACCGCCTCGCCGCGCAACCACGACCGGCTGCGCGGCCTCGGCTGCGAGCCCGTCGAGTACGGGGACGGCCTGGTCGACCGGGTGCGCGCGCTCGCCCCCGACGGGATCACCGTCGCCGCGGACTTCGTCGGCGGCGTCCTCGACGTCACGCAGGCGGTCCTGGCGAACGGCGGCCGGCACGCCTCCATCGCCGACCACACCGTGCTCGGCGCGGGCGGCCAGTGGATGTGGGTCCGGCCCGACGCCGAGGGCTTGGCCGAACTGGGCCGGCTCGCCGACGGCGGACAGCTCACCGTCCCCGTCGCCAAGACCTTCCCGCTCTCGGAGCTGGCGGCGGCCTTCGAGTTCAGCCAGACGGGGCGCGCCGCCGGAAAGATCATCCTGGAGGTGTGA
- a CDS encoding discoidin domain-containing protein: MPRLSDHPPRLTVAALAAALVAALLVLLPGGTAQAAPVLLSQGRPATASSQENGGTPASAAVDGDNATRWSSQFADPQWIQVDLGAPAQVSQVVLHWETAYATAYRIELSDDGTHWSTASSTSTATGGVRTHDITGTARYVRVYGTQRATQWGYSLYEFQVYGTTDAGPTLPGGGDLGPNVIVFDPSTPNIQARLDEVFRQQESAQFGAGRYQFLFKPGTYNGLNAQIGFYTSVSGLGLSPDDTTINGDVTVDAGWFGGNATQNFWRSAENLALNPVNGTDRWAVSQAAPFRRMHVKGGLNLAPDGFGWASGGYIADSRIDGQVGNYSQQQWYTRDSAIGGWGNGVWNQVFSGVQGAPAQSFPNPPYTTLDSTPASREKPFLYLDGTEYKVFVPAKRVNARGTSWGSGAPQGTSIPLSRFYVVKPGTTAATMNRALAQGLHLLFTPGVHHVDQTVRVDRADTVVLGLGLATIVPDNGVTALKVADVDGVKLAGFLIDAGPVNSPSLLEVGPAGTTTDHGGNPTTVQDVFVRVGGAGPGKASVGMVINNHDTIVDHTWIWRADHGDGVGWETNRADYGLRVNGDDVLATGLFVEHFNKYDVEWNGERGRTVFFQNEKAYDAPNQAAIQNGPTKGYAAYKVADSVTVHEGWGLGSYCYYNVDPTIRQDHGFQAPVKPGVRLHDLLVVSLGGKGQYEHVVNTTGAPTSGTSTTPSTVVSFP; the protein is encoded by the coding sequence ATGCCCCGCCTCTCGGACCATCCGCCGCGACTGACGGTCGCGGCCCTCGCCGCCGCGCTGGTCGCGGCCCTCCTCGTACTGCTGCCGGGTGGCACCGCCCAGGCCGCGCCCGTCCTCCTCTCCCAGGGCAGACCCGCCACCGCTTCCAGCCAGGAGAACGGCGGCACCCCCGCCTCGGCCGCCGTCGACGGCGACAACGCCACCCGCTGGTCGAGCCAGTTCGCCGACCCGCAGTGGATACAGGTCGACCTGGGCGCCCCCGCCCAGGTCAGCCAGGTGGTGCTGCACTGGGAGACCGCGTACGCGACGGCGTACCGGATCGAGCTGTCCGACGACGGCACGCACTGGAGCACCGCCTCCTCCACGAGCACCGCCACCGGCGGGGTGCGGACCCACGACATCACCGGCACCGCCCGCTACGTCCGCGTCTACGGCACCCAGCGCGCCACCCAGTGGGGCTACTCCCTCTACGAGTTCCAGGTCTACGGCACCACCGACGCAGGCCCCACCCTCCCCGGCGGCGGCGACCTCGGCCCCAACGTGATCGTCTTCGACCCGTCCACGCCGAACATCCAGGCCCGGCTCGACGAGGTCTTCCGGCAGCAGGAGTCGGCCCAGTTCGGCGCCGGCCGCTACCAGTTCCTGTTCAAGCCGGGCACGTACAACGGCCTCAACGCCCAGATCGGCTTCTACACCTCCGTCTCGGGACTGGGCCTCAGCCCCGACGACACCACCATCAACGGTGACGTGACCGTCGACGCGGGCTGGTTCGGGGGCAACGCCACCCAGAACTTCTGGCGTTCGGCCGAGAACCTCGCGCTCAACCCGGTGAACGGCACCGACCGCTGGGCCGTCTCCCAGGCCGCGCCGTTCCGCCGCATGCACGTCAAGGGCGGGCTCAACCTCGCCCCGGACGGCTTCGGTTGGGCCTCCGGCGGATACATCGCCGACTCGAGGATCGACGGCCAGGTCGGCAACTACTCGCAGCAGCAGTGGTACACCCGCGACAGTGCGATCGGCGGCTGGGGCAACGGCGTCTGGAACCAGGTCTTCTCCGGAGTCCAGGGCGCGCCCGCCCAGTCCTTCCCGAACCCGCCGTACACCACGCTCGACTCCACGCCCGCCTCCCGGGAGAAGCCGTTCCTCTACCTCGACGGGACCGAGTACAAGGTCTTCGTCCCGGCAAAGCGGGTGAACGCCCGCGGCACCTCCTGGGGCAGCGGCGCGCCGCAGGGCACTTCGATCCCGCTGAGCCGGTTCTACGTGGTGAAGCCGGGCACGACCGCCGCGACGATGAACCGGGCGCTGGCCCAGGGCCTGCACCTGCTCTTCACGCCCGGCGTCCACCACGTCGACCAGACCGTCCGGGTGGACCGCGCGGACACGGTCGTCCTCGGTCTCGGCCTGGCAACGATCGTCCCGGACAACGGGGTGACGGCGCTGAAGGTCGCCGACGTCGACGGGGTGAAGCTCGCCGGGTTCCTGATCGACGCCGGCCCGGTCAACTCGCCGAGCCTGCTGGAGGTCGGCCCGGCCGGGACGACCACGGACCACGGCGGCAACCCGACGACCGTGCAGGACGTGTTCGTCCGGGTGGGCGGCGCCGGCCCCGGCAAGGCCTCCGTCGGCATGGTGATCAACAACCACGACACGATCGTCGACCACACCTGGATCTGGCGCGCCGACCACGGCGACGGGGTGGGCTGGGAGACCAACCGGGCCGACTACGGGCTCCGGGTGAACGGTGATGACGTCCTGGCCACCGGGCTGTTCGTCGAGCACTTCAACAAGTACGACGTGGAGTGGAACGGCGAGCGCGGCCGCACGGTGTTCTTCCAGAACGAGAAGGCGTACGACGCCCCGAACCAGGCGGCGATCCAGAACGGTCCGACCAAGGGCTACGCGGCCTACAAGGTGGCCGACTCGGTGACCGTCCACGAGGGCTGGGGGCTGGGCAGTTACTGCTACTACAACGTGGATCCGACGATCCGTCAGGACCACGGCTTCCAGGCGCCGGTGAAGCCGGGCGTGAGGCTCCACGACCTGCTCGTCGTCTCGCTCGGCGGCAAGGGCCAGTACGAGCACGTCGTCAACACCACGGGCGCACCGACCTCGGGTACGTCGACGACCCCGTCCACGGTCGTCTCCTTCCCCTGA
- a CDS encoding serine/threonine-protein kinase, translating to MKHDPLLSDDPREVGRHLLTARLGEGGMGTVYLGLSPGRRRVAVKVVRADLAADPGFRKRFAREIDSMRRVGGFHTAQVVDASPEEERPWLVTEYIPGPSLHTVPQKHGPLPAPTLRTLALRVAEALEGIHACGIVHRDLKPGNIIIAESGARVIDFGIARAVDATALTRADLLVGTRGFLAPEQLTGAPLTPAVDAYAFGMVPAHACGAAPFPAGVRLESALRVLPSDVSAVVTACLSSRPTARPTPAQILDHLGGEAAKPAGDWLPPAVHTMADLHNMPTFAAH from the coding sequence GTGAAGCACGATCCGCTACTGTCGGACGACCCCCGGGAGGTCGGCCGGCACCTGCTCACCGCGCGGCTCGGCGAGGGCGGGATGGGGACGGTCTACCTGGGGCTCTCGCCCGGTCGGCGGCGGGTTGCGGTGAAGGTGGTGCGCGCCGACCTGGCGGCGGACCCGGGGTTCCGGAAGCGGTTCGCCCGGGAGATCGACTCGATGCGCCGGGTGGGCGGCTTCCACACCGCGCAGGTGGTGGACGCGTCTCCCGAAGAGGAACGGCCGTGGCTGGTGACGGAGTACATTCCTGGCCCGTCCCTGCACACCGTCCCGCAGAAGCACGGACCACTGCCCGCCCCGACGCTGCGCACCCTGGCGCTGAGGGTGGCCGAGGCGCTGGAGGGGATCCACGCCTGCGGGATCGTCCACCGCGATCTGAAGCCCGGCAACATCATCATCGCGGAGTCGGGTGCACGGGTGATCGACTTCGGGATCGCCCGAGCGGTGGATGCCACCGCCCTGACCCGGGCGGACCTCCTGGTCGGCACCCGGGGCTTCCTCGCGCCGGAGCAGCTGACGGGGGCTCCGCTCACACCGGCCGTCGACGCGTACGCGTTCGGGATGGTGCCGGCCCATGCGTGCGGGGCCGCGCCCTTCCCTGCGGGAGTGCGGCTGGAGTCGGCCCTGCGGGTGCTGCCCTCGGACGTGTCGGCCGTCGTGACGGCCTGTCTCTCGTCCCGGCCGACGGCCCGGCCGACCCCGGCGCAGATCCTGGACCACCTGGGCGGCGAGGCCGCGAAGCCGGCCGGGGACTGGCTGCCCCCGGCCGTGCACACGATGGCGGATCTCCACAACATGCCTACCTTCGCGGCGCATTGA